Proteins encoded together in one Quercus lobata isolate SW786 chromosome 3, ValleyOak3.0 Primary Assembly, whole genome shotgun sequence window:
- the LOC115979943 gene encoding heavy metal-associated isoprenylated plant protein 34-like has protein sequence MNKQDVMKMQSCVLRVNIHCDGCKQKVKKLLQKMDGVHSTNIDAEQGRVTVTGVVDPVKLIKKLEKSGKHAELWGPQKGSNYNQNQLNNQFKNMQFEHGKGGKDNKSQKGGKDQKGGHGQQPQHQMKGAKDLKVPIKDQKSVKFSFPEDEFDDEFDEFDDEFDEFDDEFDDEEFDDGDYEFAQGHHLPNNKMGPVMGKGHGPYGPNFTMNGPPMNDKWGGGGGGGNAKKGGVIDIPLEVKGGMGGNKDGKNGNGGKKGGGGGGGGNKKGGKQNKGGGGEKKGGKSGGGFLGGLLGFGRSSSKRESGTDKGTNNHGSKGGGGGNNNGNGGKKGGAKNDGVHESNKKKNNFHDIDVAFTNHGKGNKGGGGGGGGGGNVGQMAQRGQMDQMGQMGLKGNYPMGQMGQGGQMGHMGSYPMGQMRQGGPMGNMGNYPMAQMGGYPAVQGLPATTAMNGGYYQGMGPGMGPGNPYNQQQYMAMMMMNQQRANGNDMYQPMMYARPHPGVNYMPGPPMPHPAQSDPYTHMFSDENTGSCSIM, from the exons ATGAATAAACAAGATGTCATGAAGATGCAG TCTTGTGTGCTTAGAGTGAATATACACTGTGATGGATGTAAGCAGAAAGTAAAGAAACTATTGCAGAAAATGGATG GAGTTCATTCTACCAACATAGATGCAGAGCAAGGCAGGGTGACTGTGACAGGAGTTGTTGATCCAGTTAAACTCATAAAGAAGTTGGAGAAGTCAGGGAAACATGCAGAGCTATGGGGACCTCAAAAAGGTTCAAACTACAACCAAAACCAACTCAATAACCAGTTCAAGAATATGCAATTTGAGCATGGAAAAGGGGGCAAAGACAACAAGTCTCAGAAGGGTGGGAAGGACCAAAAGGGTGGCCATGGCCAACAACCACAACACCAAATGAAAGGTGCTAAAGATCTGAAGGTGCCCATTAAAGACCAGAAATCTGTCAAGTTCAGTTTTCCTGAGGATGAATTTGATGATGAGTTTGACGAATTTGATGATGAGTTTGAtgaatttgatgatgaatttgatGATGAGGAGTTTGATGATGGTGATTATGAGTTTGCTCAAGGCCATCACTTACCCAACAACAAGATGGGGCCTGTAATGGGTAAAGGCCATGGGCCATATGGGCCTAATTTTACGATGAATGGGCCTCCCATGAATGATAAatggggtggtggtggtggtggaggaaatGCCAAGAAAGGTGGTGTTATTGATATTCCTTTAGAAGTGAAGGGTGGTATGGGTGGAAATAAGGATGGTAAGAATGGCAATGGAGGGAAGAAAGGTGGCGGTGGCGGCGGTGGTGGGAATAAGAAGGGAGGGAAACAAAACaaaggtggtggaggagaaaaaaaaggtggCAAAAGTGGTGGTGGATTTCTAGGTGGATTGCTAGGATTTGGTAGAAGTAGTAGCAAAAGAGAAAGTGGTACTGACAAGGGTACCAATAATCATGGCAGTaagggtggtggtggtggaaacAATAATGGCAATGGAGGCAAGAAAGGTGGAGCCAAGAATGATGGGGTCCATGAaagtaacaaaaagaaaaataacttccATGACATTGATGTTGCTTTCACTAATCATGGCAAGGGAAACAAAGGTggtgggggtggtggtggtggtggtggtaatGTTGGTCAAATGGCCCAAAGAGGGCAAATGGATCAAATGGGCCAAATGGGCCTTAAGGGTAATTATCCTATGGGCCAAATGGGCCAAGGAGGTCAAATGGGCCACATGGGTAGTTATCCAATGGGCCAGATGAGACAAGGAGGTCCAATGGGCAACATGGGTAATTATCCAATGGCCCAAATGGGAGGTTATCCTGCGGTGCAAGGTCTACCTGCGACCACAGCAATGAACGGTGGATATTATCAAGGAATGGGACCTGGAATGGGGCCAGGCAATCCGTACAATCAACAACAATACATGgctatgatgatgatgaatcAACAAAGGGCAAATGGCAATGACATGTATCAACCGATGATGTATGCGCGGCCGCATCCGGGCGTTAATTACATGCCGGGGCCACCCATGCCGCACCCTGCGCAGTCCGATCCTTACACTCACATGTTTAGTGATGAGAATACTGGTAGTTGCAGTATCATGTAA